TTGTGGCAACACGCAGGTTTGCAATGGCGTTTCCGTTGGTGGCATATTTGATTTCAGGGTCTGCGCCGAGGTTTCCTATCAGTAATACCTTGTTAAGCCCGCGAGCCATTATATCCTCCTTTTTATTCGCAGTATCATATGCATTTTCCTGTTTTGTCATACTATTCGTAAGAATATCAAAAACACCGTTGATAGTCAAACAATAATTTTTGCCTATCGAAAGTTTTCCATCCGGAGCTTACGGGTAACCTTTTCCAAACCTCTTGACAGTGAGTAACCGCCCGTGTATTTTGCATGCACTGACTATATAAATAACCATTACCGAATTTTATATATGGGGAATCCCGGCTGAAATACTATAAAATAGTATTGAGTTGCTTTTTGCCGGATTATCATAGTTATATTCCAAAAAATTTAAAGAGTAATCATAACAATGAAAAAACATTGTTTAAAGACGCTTTTGCTGGCGATGCTGATTGCCGGGATACCTTTTGTCTCGGATGGACAACAAAAATCAACAGAAACTGGAAAAACCCAGGAAAATGTAATAACTGTCGGATCGAATAATGCGGATATCACAGGCTCGGATAATCGTGTTATCCAGGCAGCTATTGATATGGTATATCAAAGAGGCGGCGGAACGGTTCGTATTCTACCGGGAGAATATATTCTGATTGACGCGATTCGTTTGCGGTCAAATATTCATTTAATCGGCGATCGTGAGAAGACGGTTTTAAAACATGCGCCGTTAGTTTCATGTCCGTTATCAGTGGATGCCGACATAGGACAAAAAGAGGTTACGCCCGGGGATCCATCGCTTTTTAAAGTGGGGATGGGAATAGTCTGCTGTGATAATACATTACTGAATGATATGGTAACAAAACCATTAACCATTACACGCATTGAGAATGGTGTCCTCTTTTTAAACGGGTACATTGAGTTTGATTTTACTGCAGATTTTGAAGGTAAAGGTCAGGGAGCATTGGTTACCAATATTTTCCCTTTGATTTACGGGTATGAAATAGAAAATACAACAATAGAAGGTTTAACCATTGATTCAAAAGTAGACAATGATAAAGGATGGAAGGAAATCAGGACAGGTGGTTTGTGCCTTGACCGGACAAAAAATTGTCTCGTTCGGAATGTTAAATCTGTCAATAATTATGGTGATGGCTTTCTTATTATAACCTCCGAGCATACAACTCTGGAGGATTGTGAAGGAGCTTATAATTCACATCATGGAATTCATCCGGGGTCTCATAGCCCATGGACAGTTGTCCGGCGATGTGTCATGCATCATAACGGTTCTGATGGGCTGTATATATGCTGGGGAGTGAGGGAGAGTGAATTTACTGATAATGTTGTTTATCAAAATGGCATTCGTATGGACCGCAACGGAATATCAATCGGTCATAAGGATACCGATAACCTGATAGCCAGAAATCATGTTTATGAAAATGCCAAACATGGTATTCATTTCCGAACAAAGACAGAACCAAACGGCGCTCATCGCACCAGAATTATTGACAATATTATCGAGAATAACGGCTTGGCAGGGTATGCTGAAAAAGGTTGCGGAATATATATTTCGGGTATAACTCATGATATCCTGATCGAGAATAATACAATCAGGGAAACCCGTAAAGGGGACGAACGTTTACAGAAAAATGCCGTGCTTCTCGAGCCCGGTGTAACGCGGGTACAGATGATTAATAATAAGATCAGCGGTCATCCGGAGAATGCCATTCTGGACAATTCTAAAAGTTCTGATAATAAACTTCAGATAGTTACTGATCCTTAACTCAATTTTCTTATGTCGGAAAGTTGAGTAATGTTGAGTAATATATATGTGAATATAAGGTAGAATCCTTATATTCATGGTACATGTTGGAATTTATAATAGCGCCGACCTTCCTGAAGGAGACATTTATTGTATACCAGACTTTCGATATGTACTGCGCTTGCGGTATTCATGATTTCTCCCGGTCTTTACGGCCAGACACTCACTCCCCAGAGAATCGTTGATGCGCCGACAGCGGGGTCGTTACCATCAAAAACCGTCATGCTCGAAACCCACCTGTTTGATGGCGGCGGTGTGACCCAGACGGCGAGTGTCGCGGTGACTGACCTCATCGGGATCGGTTGTTCCTACAGCGGAGCCGGTGTCATAGGCGCCGGGAGAGTCACCTGGCAGCCTCACGCGGCGTTTCAGCTCCGTATCCGTGTTATCGAGGAATCGCTCAACAGCCCTGCGGTTTCCATCGGCTTCGATTCACAGGGTTACGGCCCATATATCAAGGGCGCGAAACTCAACCGTTTCCGTACCAAGTCACGGGGTGTATATCTTGTCGTATCCAGAAATTATCGCCTTTTGGGCGACCTCGGTTTTCACGGGGGAGTCAATTATTCCTTCGAGGACGATGACGGGGACAAGGACCCCTCGTTCTGGGCCGGAATCGATAAAGATATCGGTCATGCATTTGAACTGTGCGGTGAGTACGATTTTGCCACGAACGATAATGAAAACAAAAGTATCACATCGAACAGGGGCTATCTGAACGGTGCATTGAAATGGCATCTCGGCGGTGCATTCACCCTGGAACTGGACGTAAAGAACATACTCCGCAACACCAAAAAGGATATCTCCGGTTATCTTGACGAACAACCCGAACCTTCCCGTGAGCTCAGATTCTCATATCATAAGACATTCTGAGCGCGGATACCCGGTTGCAGCACGGATTCATTACGGGACCAGGGGGCGGAGCGGAAGGCACAGGGAATTCCCAGAGGGACTTTTTGAACGCAGCCCG
This window of the bacterium genome carries:
- a CDS encoding right-handed parallel beta-helix repeat-containing protein is translated as MKKHCLKTLLLAMLIAGIPFVSDGQQKSTETGKTQENVITVGSNNADITGSDNRVIQAAIDMVYQRGGGTVRILPGEYILIDAIRLRSNIHLIGDREKTVLKHAPLVSCPLSVDADIGQKEVTPGDPSLFKVGMGIVCCDNTLLNDMVTKPLTITRIENGVLFLNGYIEFDFTADFEGKGQGALVTNIFPLIYGYEIENTTIEGLTIDSKVDNDKGWKEIRTGGLCLDRTKNCLVRNVKSVNNYGDGFLIITSEHTTLEDCEGAYNSHHGIHPGSHSPWTVVRRCVMHHNGSDGLYICWGVRESEFTDNVVYQNGIRMDRNGISIGHKDTDNLIARNHVYENAKHGIHFRTKTEPNGAHRTRIIDNIIENNGLAGYAEKGCGIYISGITHDILIENNTIRETRKGDERLQKNAVLLEPGVTRVQMINNKISGHPENAILDNSKSSDNKLQIVTDP